CAACTCCGATCTCGATCAACGGCCAACCGCTGGTCAATTCTCCTATCTTTCTGATTTTGCGTTCCTTGCAAGCTTTCGCATTGCCTTCCCACCCGAATCCTTTTAGACAAACTTCGTGCAAATTTCCTCACCTCATTACCCCTGTTATCTGCCTTTGAATGGCAACTAATATAACTGTTGTGCAATAATTTAAAAGAATATGAGCATCCAACTAAAACAACATCTCGAAAATCATAACTCCTCACCATTCTTGTTTTTGGGCTCTGGTTTCAGTAGGAGATATTTAGGTCTAGAAGACTGGGAAGGATTGTTGAAAAAGTTTTCTGGAAACCTGAAGCCTTATGAGTTCTACAAGGGAAAGGGCAATGGTCAACTTCCGGCGATTGCCTCGTTAGTAGCATCTGATTTTCATGATTACTGGTGGAGTAATAATGACCAAGAATCTGAAAGAAAAAAATACTCACTCTTGTGTATCAATGAAAGCTCACCAATAAAGATTGAAATATCCAAATACCTCAAAGGTATTTCCAATAGAATCTATGAAAATAGTGAATTGAAAGATGAAGTCGCTCAATTGTCGAAGCTAAACGTAGATGGTGTAATCACTACAAACTGGGATCTGCTTTGCGAGACATTGTTTCCCAAATATAAGGTTTTCGTTGGACAAAATCCTTTATTAGCCAGCCACCCTCACAATATCGGAGAAATATACAAAATACACGGGTGTTGTTCCCAACCAAATTCGCTGGTTCTCACAGATGAAGATTATAATCAATTTCGAAAAAAGCAGGCCTATTTGGCAGCAAAATTGATTACTATTTTTGTAGAGCATCCAATAATTTTCATAGGATACTCACTTTCTGATCCCAATATAATATCACTTCTTAGTGATATTATTGTAGGACTAGGAGAAGATCAGGTTAAAAAGATTCAAAATAACCTTATCTTCATTCAAAGATCAAAACCTGACCGTCCTGAGGCATTTGAATCAAGCACAATTGTAGTAGGAAGCCTTCATTTACCTGTTACCAGAATTGTGACCTCTGATTTTGCACAAACTTACGCTTCAATATCTTCAGTAAGAAGGAAAATCCCTGCAAGAGTTCTACGATTTTTCCGAGAACAAATTTATGATTTGGTAAAAGAGGAAGACCCTGAAAAAAGATTGTATGTAGTGGACTATGAGGACATCGAAAACCATGAAGAAGTTGAATTTGTTGTTGGTGTAGGAGTCATTAATGAACACTTAAGTAACGTCGGATATACTAGCGTTGGTCCTCGAGAGCTATTCGACAATTTGATCAATGGCGTGAACCAGTTGTCAGCAGATAGCGTTCTAAAGTCTACACTTCCTAAATTGGCAAATGGGCGCAAAAGAATATATCTACCCGTATATAAATACCTGAATGAAATAGGAATCAGAACCCTGGAAGGATATGAAGGTTCTGGATATGATTTTAACAATGTTCTTCAAACAAAAATTGAGGACTACCGCTCACAAATATTTACCAGGCAGTACAACACCAACTGCAAGGATATGAGCATCGAAGATCTCAAAATACAATACCCTGTAGAAAAAGTAGCTGCATTTATCCCGTTCATGAATGAAGAGGATATTCCGGTCGATTCTCTAAGGCAGTTTTTGTCAGACAATTTCGAACTCCATTTCGAGGGTAATTACACAACCAACTTCATAAAACTTTCATGTTTACTAGATTTACTCGAATTCAAACAAAACTAAGCACAACAAAACATTTGTAGTAATTCCGGGCACTTCGCGCCCTCCACACTACAATTCAGACGTTCTAAATATATCATATTAAAAATCATGATTAAAATATCGTTCATTATCGAAGAAAGTAAATCACAGTTCACTTCTGCTGCATACGTCGATGAGTCCAAAAACATAACACCAAACGAAATAGAATACTTAAGAAGCGTATTACCTAACCTTGTTCACGAAGAAAAGAGTTTGGCTTCTCGAATTCTGAAAGATTTTGATTCAAAAAACGAAGAACAGAATGATAAATAGGGATTAGTTTACCGTGGTTCTCGACCACCTCATTCGGAGTCTTAACGCCCATTTCCTTTTCCTTTAGATATACCTCTGTTCCATTGTTATATTTAACGGTAATTTCCATTTTCGTCCTCCTTTGATTTAGCGGCATTCACCACCTCCACGTTGGCAAGAAACTAATATGGATCTACTAAAAACACTTTATGAAGTTGCAGGATCTGCTCACCCCAAAACGTCAATAATGG
This genomic stretch from Puniceicoccaceae bacterium harbors:
- a CDS encoding SIR2 family protein, which gives rise to MSIQLKQHLENHNSSPFLFLGSGFSRRYLGLEDWEGLLKKFSGNLKPYEFYKGKGNGQLPAIASLVASDFHDYWWSNNDQESERKKYSLLCINESSPIKIEISKYLKGISNRIYENSELKDEVAQLSKLNVDGVITTNWDLLCETLFPKYKVFVGQNPLLASHPHNIGEIYKIHGCCSQPNSLVLTDEDYNQFRKKQAYLAAKLITIFVEHPIIFIGYSLSDPNIISLLSDIIVGLGEDQVKKIQNNLIFIQRSKPDRPEAFESSTIVVGSLHLPVTRIVTSDFAQTYASISSVRRKIPARVLRFFREQIYDLVKEEDPEKRLYVVDYEDIENHEEVEFVVGVGVINEHLSNVGYTSVGPRELFDNLINGVNQLSADSVLKSTLPKLANGRKRIYLPVYKYLNEIGIRTLEGYEGSGYDFNNVLQTKIEDYRSQIFTRQYNTNCKDMSIEDLKIQYPVEKVAAFIPFMNEEDIPVDSLRQFLSDNFELHFEGNYTTNFIKLSCLLDLLEFKQN